One window of Roseisolibacter agri genomic DNA carries:
- a CDS encoding SusD/RagB family nutrient-binding outer membrane lipoprotein: MLRRFRRAVPVAALALAGALAGPMACNDFLTGGDLDRDPNRPLTALPSQLFVGVQSALWALLSSDPTRIAGLWTQQFEGGNIQYIDIYNYGRDESTTNGFYQSLYIGGGLPDIREERRLARELGDSLFVGISQIQEALLIGTGASIFGDIVYTQALSGTPNPALTPQLAVYDSALALLTRGITNVSSTNPKNVGPGAADLAYAGDAESWARLAHTLKARYYLHLAEVRGASAYQSALAEARQGLTTASQNYVATFSGGPLQQNFWYQFAVVNRPGYLVPGETFVALLKQRNDPRLGQYFNADQSDLSDARLAPNAPQALITANENLLIWAEAAQRTGNEAEARTQLDRARALAGLPASSPSLSGQALLREILTEKYIAMFQSLEVWNDYKRTCFPNLTPAVAGERVPGRLFYDTAERQTNTSIPDAAAQPFRNANDPANATSDATGEACKGQ; this comes from the coding sequence GTGCTGAGACGATTCCGACGCGCCGTGCCCGTCGCGGCGCTGGCCCTCGCCGGCGCCCTCGCGGGCCCGATGGCGTGCAACGACTTCCTCACCGGCGGGGACCTCGACCGCGATCCCAACCGCCCGCTCACCGCGCTGCCGTCGCAGCTGTTCGTCGGCGTGCAGAGCGCGCTGTGGGCGCTCCTCTCCAGCGACCCGACCCGCATCGCGGGGCTGTGGACGCAGCAGTTCGAGGGGGGCAACATCCAGTACATCGACATCTACAACTACGGCCGCGACGAGAGCACGACCAACGGCTTCTACCAGTCGCTCTACATCGGCGGCGGGCTGCCCGACATCCGCGAGGAGCGGCGCCTGGCGCGCGAGCTCGGCGACTCGCTGTTCGTCGGGATCTCGCAGATCCAGGAGGCGCTGCTGATCGGCACGGGCGCCAGCATCTTCGGCGACATCGTGTACACGCAGGCGCTCTCCGGGACGCCCAACCCGGCGCTCACGCCGCAGCTGGCCGTCTACGACTCGGCGCTGGCGCTGCTGACGCGCGGCATCACCAACGTCTCGTCGACGAACCCCAAGAACGTGGGCCCGGGCGCGGCCGACCTGGCCTACGCGGGCGACGCCGAGAGCTGGGCGCGGCTGGCGCACACGCTCAAGGCGCGCTACTACCTGCACTTGGCCGAGGTGCGCGGCGCGAGCGCGTACCAGAGCGCGCTGGCGGAGGCGCGGCAGGGGCTCACGACCGCGTCGCAGAACTACGTCGCGACGTTCTCGGGCGGGCCGCTGCAGCAGAACTTCTGGTACCAGTTCGCGGTCGTGAACCGGCCGGGCTACCTGGTGCCGGGCGAGACGTTCGTGGCGCTGCTGAAGCAGCGCAACGACCCGCGCCTCGGCCAGTACTTCAACGCCGACCAGAGCGACCTCTCCGACGCGCGGCTGGCGCCGAACGCCCCGCAGGCGCTCATCACGGCCAACGAGAACCTGCTGATCTGGGCCGAGGCGGCGCAGCGCACGGGCAACGAGGCGGAGGCGCGCACGCAGCTCGATCGCGCGCGGGCGCTCGCCGGCCTGCCCGCGTCGTCCCCGAGCCTCTCGGGGCAGGCGCTGCTGCGCGAGATCCTGACCGAGAAGTACATCGCGATGTTCCAGAGCCTGGAGGTGTGGAACGACTACAAGCGCACCTGCTTCCCGAACCTGACGCCGGCGGTGGCGGGCGAGCGCGTGCCCGGCCGTCTGTTCTACGACACGGCCGAGCGGCAGACCAACACGAGCATCCCCGACGCGGCGGCGCAGCCGTTCCGCAACGCCAACGATCCCGCCAACGCCACGTCCGACGCCACGGGCGAGGCGTGCAAGGGGCAGTGA
- a CDS encoding peptide chain release factor 3 produces the protein MSAPVDLSVHLSDPAATDALPARVALEAARRRTFAIISHPDAGKTTLTEKLLLYGGAIHLAGSVKARRAARHATSDWMKLEQERGISVTSSVLQFDWQGYKVNLLDTPGHADFSEDTYRTLIAADSAVMLLDNRKGVEERTRQLFEVCHKRRTPIFTFVNKCDRAGEDPLKLLDDVEKDLGITCAPVTWPIVDGDKFVGVYDRLTQHVLLFERGEHHGSQQLATIEGGLDAPEIAEHCSPYALDRLREDLELLDVGLGQFDPEAFRAGQLSPTFFGSALTNFGVEPFLREFVQLAPGPGPRDTTKGPIAPETTGFAGFVFKIQANMDPKHRDRMAFVRVVSGRYAAGMETTLTRTGKTLRLSAPQSVMARERQAIDEAWPGDVVGIVDKGTLRIGDTLLEVAPKDPPQFSDIPRFPPEHFVRVLSADPMRRKQLDTGLKQLSEEGAAQVFFAEADAKLGSGPSPIVGAIGQLQFDVMMFRLESEYGAPAKLESLGYGNPRWVTGDRKEIERVGSVHGRILLYDIKGNPMILFSDRWAMRSALDKETKVEWHESAP, from the coding sequence ATGAGCGCCCCCGTCGACCTGTCCGTCCATCTCTCCGACCCCGCCGCCACCGACGCGCTGCCCGCGCGCGTGGCGCTGGAGGCCGCGCGCCGGCGGACGTTCGCGATCATCTCGCACCCCGACGCGGGGAAGACGACCCTCACCGAGAAGCTGCTGCTCTACGGCGGCGCGATCCACCTCGCCGGCAGCGTGAAGGCGCGGCGCGCGGCGCGGCACGCGACCTCCGACTGGATGAAGCTGGAGCAGGAGCGCGGCATCTCGGTCACGAGCTCGGTGCTGCAGTTCGACTGGCAGGGCTACAAGGTCAACCTGCTCGACACGCCCGGCCACGCGGACTTCAGCGAGGACACGTACCGCACGCTCATCGCCGCCGACAGCGCGGTGATGCTGCTCGACAACCGCAAGGGCGTCGAGGAGCGCACGCGGCAGCTGTTCGAGGTCTGCCACAAGCGGCGCACGCCGATCTTCACGTTCGTCAACAAGTGCGACCGCGCCGGCGAGGATCCGCTCAAGCTCCTCGACGACGTCGAGAAGGACCTCGGCATCACGTGCGCGCCGGTGACGTGGCCGATCGTCGACGGCGACAAGTTCGTCGGCGTGTACGACCGCCTGACGCAGCACGTGCTGCTGTTCGAGCGCGGCGAGCACCACGGCTCGCAGCAGCTGGCGACGATCGAGGGCGGGCTCGATGCGCCGGAGATCGCGGAGCACTGCAGCCCGTACGCGCTCGACCGGCTGCGCGAGGACCTCGAGCTGCTCGACGTCGGGCTCGGCCAGTTCGATCCGGAGGCGTTCCGCGCGGGCCAGCTGTCGCCGACGTTCTTCGGCAGCGCGCTGACGAACTTCGGCGTCGAGCCGTTCCTGCGCGAGTTCGTGCAGCTGGCGCCGGGCCCGGGCCCGCGCGACACGACGAAGGGGCCGATCGCGCCCGAGACGACGGGCTTCGCGGGCTTCGTGTTCAAGATCCAGGCGAACATGGACCCGAAGCACCGCGACCGCATGGCGTTCGTGCGCGTGGTGAGCGGGCGCTACGCGGCCGGCATGGAGACGACGCTGACGCGCACGGGCAAGACGCTGCGCCTCTCCGCGCCGCAGAGCGTGATGGCGCGCGAGCGCCAGGCGATCGACGAGGCGTGGCCGGGCGACGTGGTGGGCATCGTCGACAAGGGGACGCTGCGCATCGGCGACACGCTGCTGGAGGTCGCGCCGAAGGACCCGCCGCAGTTCAGCGACATCCCGCGCTTCCCGCCCGAGCACTTCGTGCGCGTGCTGTCGGCGGACCCGATGCGCCGCAAGCAGCTCGACACGGGCCTCAAGCAGCTCTCGGAGGAGGGCGCGGCGCAGGTGTTCTTCGCCGAGGCGGACGCGAAGCTGGGCAGCGGCCCGTCGCCGATCGTGGGCGCGATCGGTCAGCTGCAGTTCGACGTGATGATGTTCCGCCTGGAGAGCGAGTACGGCGCGCCGGCCAAGCTCGAGTCGCTGGGCTACGGCAACCCGCGCTGGGTGACGGGCGACCGCAAGGAGATCGAGCGCGTCGGCTCCGTGCACGGCCGCATCCTGCTCTATGACATCAAGGGCAACCCGATGATCCTGTTCTCGGATCGGTGGGCGATGCGGAGCGCGCTCGACAAGGAAACCAAGGTGGAGTGGCACGAGTCCGCGCCGTGA
- a CDS encoding NAD-dependent epimerase/dehydratase family protein: MRIAVTGASGFVGGRVARALAAAGHTVLPYGRRPAAALREPLPGYVAWDVTGGPIDAPAVHAVVHCAARVDDWGPESAFHAANVEGTRAVLATWPRAARVVYVSTSSVYSDGVRMVDVREDAPTGDCALSAYARTKAAGERLVLALGARGVVLRPHVVYGPGDTTLMPRVLAARWPRVRATTYAGRWQVRRVVPVPDGGRHRLSSTHVDNLVHAIERALAVQDAHGAFNVADAGAPRTARELLYRVLSDSGQPADVVSVPAAVAMRVAAAAEWTWRLAGARRGPPITRYAVAQLSEEHTLDTTRAREVLGYRPRWKAGEGPLRDPGEIRTWTRVRIGPVSGD; this comes from the coding sequence ATGAGGATCGCCGTCACGGGCGCGAGCGGCTTCGTCGGCGGGCGCGTCGCGCGCGCGCTGGCGGCCGCGGGGCACACGGTGCTGCCCTACGGCCGCCGGCCGGCGGCGGCGCTGCGCGAGCCGTTGCCCGGGTACGTCGCGTGGGACGTCACCGGCGGGCCGATCGACGCGCCGGCCGTGCACGCGGTGGTGCACTGCGCCGCGCGCGTGGACGACTGGGGCCCCGAGTCCGCGTTCCACGCCGCGAACGTCGAGGGCACGCGCGCCGTGCTCGCGACCTGGCCGCGCGCGGCGCGCGTGGTCTACGTCAGCACGAGCAGCGTCTACTCTGACGGCGTGCGCATGGTCGACGTGCGCGAGGACGCGCCCACCGGCGACTGCGCGCTGTCCGCCTACGCGCGCACCAAGGCCGCGGGCGAGCGGCTGGTGCTCGCGCTGGGCGCGCGCGGCGTCGTGCTGCGGCCGCACGTGGTCTACGGCCCCGGCGACACGACGCTGATGCCGCGCGTGCTGGCCGCCCGCTGGCCGCGCGTGCGCGCCACGACCTACGCCGGCCGGTGGCAAGTCCGCCGCGTCGTCCCCGTGCCCGACGGCGGGCGCCACCGCCTCTCGTCGACGCACGTCGACAACCTGGTGCACGCGATCGAGCGTGCGCTCGCGGTGCAGGACGCGCACGGCGCCTTCAACGTCGCCGACGCCGGCGCGCCGCGCACCGCGCGCGAACTGCTCTACCGCGTGCTCTCCGACTCGGGCCAGCCGGCCGACGTCGTGTCGGTGCCGGCCGCGGTGGCGATGCGCGTCGCGGCGGCGGCCGAGTGGACGTGGCGGCTGGCCGGGGCCCGGCGCGGGCCGCCGATCACGCGCTACGCCGTCGCGCAGCTCTCGGAGGAGCACACGCTGGACACGACGCGCGCGCGGGAGGTGCTGGGGTACCGGCCGCGCTGGAAGGCGGGGGAGGGGCCGCTGCGCGACCCGGGCGAGATCCGCACCTGGACGCGGGTCAGGATCGGCCCCGTCTCCGGAGACTGA
- a CDS encoding DUF3108 domain-containing protein has protein sequence MSPLPSLHRRLIAAALAGALASVPVPAALRAQPAMRAAAVATTAVRGDAAPMADVLAALPFGVGERLEYDAKVGPFRAGRGHMEVVAVEDVRGRQALHLAMHVSGSALGWKVRYQLDSWVEPRSFSSLRHTQDNLEGRTVRARAFEIFPDRGVFASGDDPESPTVANPLDDGSFLYFVRTVPLVVGQTYTFDRYFRPDRNPVRVTVARRERVKVPAGEFDAIVLQPVIKTKGLLSESARTEIWLSDDSRRMLLKMESHLKFGTLSLHLRSLQGTKP, from the coding sequence ATGTCGCCGCTCCCGTCCCTCCACCGCCGCCTGATCGCCGCCGCCCTCGCGGGCGCGCTGGCGAGCGTGCCCGTGCCCGCCGCGCTGCGCGCGCAGCCCGCCATGCGCGCGGCGGCGGTCGCGACCACGGCGGTGCGCGGCGACGCGGCGCCGATGGCGGACGTGCTGGCCGCGCTCCCCTTCGGGGTCGGCGAGCGGCTGGAGTACGACGCCAAGGTCGGCCCGTTCCGCGCCGGGCGCGGGCACATGGAGGTCGTCGCCGTCGAGGACGTGCGCGGCCGCCAGGCGCTGCACCTCGCGATGCACGTCTCGGGCAGCGCGCTGGGCTGGAAGGTCCGCTACCAGCTGGACAGCTGGGTCGAGCCGCGCAGCTTCAGCTCCCTGCGGCACACGCAGGACAACCTGGAAGGGCGCACCGTCCGCGCACGCGCCTTCGAGATCTTCCCCGACCGCGGCGTGTTCGCGAGCGGCGACGATCCGGAGTCACCCACGGTCGCGAACCCGCTCGACGACGGCTCGTTCCTGTACTTCGTGCGCACGGTGCCGCTGGTCGTCGGGCAGACGTACACCTTCGACCGCTACTTCCGTCCCGACCGCAACCCGGTCCGCGTGACGGTGGCGCGCCGCGAGCGCGTGAAGGTCCCCGCGGGCGAGTTCGACGCGATCGTCCTCCAGCCCGTGATCAAGACCAAGGGCCTCCTCTCGGAGAGCGCGCGCACCGAGATCTGGCTGTCGGACGACTCCAGGCGGATGCTGCTGAAAATGGAGTCGCACCTGAAGTTCGGGACGCTGTCGCTGCATCTCCGTTCGCTGCAGGGGACGAAGCCGTAA
- a CDS encoding 3-oxoacyl-ACP synthase III family protein, with product MAHRVRLLGVAASLPPQVRTSSEVEALIARASPGYRVRPGAVEALSGVRTRRVAADDVQCSDLAVDAARRALDVAERRPADVDLLVFAAASQDLMEPATAHIVQAKLGTRAQVFDVKNACNSFLAGVQVAESLIASGAARTALVATGEPCSRAVAWRVRDGAEFRRSFPGYTMGDAGAAAVLGRAPDGRGIFHHHTEALSDHWELATIRGGGSMHPRDHAHDFLHADGVRLKDAFIAHGPAVLARSMERAGVTFADFRRILVHQATLPYLHEMLAATGMPADLVELTVVDHGNMAAASLPVAYAQATARGALAPGDRVLWVGLASGISVHVMMSDV from the coding sequence ATGGCTCACCGCGTGCGCCTCCTTGGTGTGGCCGCCTCCCTGCCACCCCAGGTCCGCACCAGCAGCGAGGTCGAGGCGCTGATCGCCCGGGCCAGCCCCGGCTACCGCGTCCGGCCGGGCGCCGTCGAGGCGCTGTCCGGCGTGCGGACCCGCCGCGTCGCCGCCGACGACGTGCAGTGCTCCGACCTCGCGGTCGACGCCGCGCGGCGCGCGCTCGACGTAGCCGAGCGCCGGCCGGCCGACGTCGACCTGCTGGTCTTCGCCGCCGCGTCGCAGGACCTCATGGAGCCGGCGACCGCGCACATCGTGCAGGCGAAGCTCGGCACGCGCGCGCAGGTGTTCGACGTCAAGAACGCCTGCAACTCCTTCCTCGCCGGCGTGCAGGTGGCGGAGTCGCTGATCGCCAGCGGCGCGGCGCGCACGGCGCTCGTCGCCACCGGCGAGCCGTGCTCGCGCGCGGTAGCCTGGCGGGTGCGCGACGGCGCGGAGTTCCGGCGCAGCTTCCCGGGCTACACGATGGGCGACGCGGGCGCCGCCGCGGTGCTCGGGCGCGCGCCGGACGGGCGCGGGATCTTCCACCACCACACCGAGGCGCTGAGCGACCACTGGGAGCTGGCGACGATCCGCGGCGGCGGCTCGATGCACCCGCGCGACCACGCCCACGACTTCCTGCACGCCGACGGCGTGCGCCTCAAGGACGCGTTCATCGCGCACGGGCCGGCGGTGCTCGCGCGCAGCATGGAGCGCGCGGGCGTGACGTTCGCCGACTTCCGCCGCATCCTCGTGCACCAGGCGACGCTGCCGTACCTGCACGAGATGCTCGCGGCGACGGGGATGCCGGCCGATCTCGTGGAGCTCACCGTCGTCGATCACGGCAACATGGCCGCGGCGTCGCTCCCGGTGGCGTACGCGCAGGCCACGGCGCGCGGCGCCCTCGCGCCCGGCGACCGCGTGCTCTGGGTGGGGCTGGCGAGCGGGATCAGCGTGCACGTGATGATGAGCGATGTCTGA
- a CDS encoding glycosyltransferase: MSDATDAPHALFVVVPYHDEARGMAATLRALAAQTDRAFTLVLVDNASTDDGPAIAARFAASCAAAPDGLPRVHLVHEPRKGTGAASDTGFRHAIAHGARWIARTDADCIPAPDWVRALRRALDDDGLEFVAGKIRPRRDEGPLSWRARAALAAMLFVAERYGRLHRRGPQFRYPYIMAAGNNLAIGAALYERAGGFPRTAIEEAHEDRALSEVVRTLTDRAAVRRDVVVYNSVRRVRAYGYLNTLRWYRNHGYRPATVDVR; this comes from the coding sequence ATGTCTGACGCCACGGACGCGCCGCACGCCCTGTTCGTCGTCGTCCCCTACCACGACGAGGCCCGCGGGATGGCGGCCACGCTGCGCGCCCTCGCCGCGCAGACCGACCGCGCGTTCACGCTCGTCCTCGTGGACAACGCGAGCACCGACGACGGGCCGGCGATCGCGGCCCGCTTCGCCGCGTCGTGCGCCGCGGCACCCGATGGGCTGCCGCGCGTCCATCTCGTGCACGAGCCGCGGAAGGGCACGGGCGCCGCGTCGGACACGGGCTTCCGCCACGCGATCGCGCACGGCGCGCGGTGGATCGCGCGCACCGACGCCGACTGCATCCCCGCACCCGACTGGGTGCGCGCGCTCCGCCGCGCCCTCGACGACGACGGGCTGGAGTTCGTCGCGGGGAAGATCCGCCCCCGGCGCGACGAGGGCCCGCTGTCGTGGCGCGCGCGCGCCGCGCTGGCCGCGATGCTGTTCGTGGCCGAGCGGTACGGGCGGCTGCACCGCCGCGGGCCGCAGTTCCGCTATCCGTACATCATGGCGGCGGGGAACAACCTCGCCATCGGCGCCGCGCTGTACGAGCGCGCCGGCGGCTTCCCGCGCACCGCGATCGAGGAGGCGCACGAGGACCGCGCGCTCTCGGAGGTCGTGCGCACGCTCACCGACCGCGCGGCGGTGCGGCGCGACGTCGTCGTCTACAACTCGGTGCGCCGCGTGCGCGCGTACGGCTACCTCAACACGCTGCGCTGGTACCGCAACCACGGCTACCGCCCGGCGACGGTGGACGTCCGGTGA
- a CDS encoding class I adenylate-forming enzyme family protein: MRTLALLDRLAARAAERPDAPAVANDDGRPVDRATLVRRVRALARGLVAAGLAPGDRVLFAVRPSVEAIVAILAVVEAGGVLVAAEVGTGSALFAARMALVRPRWVIGESLLLAAAGSRVARAIARRRGVDLPSLDALREARLVRVGPWLPGMRGARAATAIERAGVEAPHVALPAAREDAPAFVVFTSGTTAAPRAVVHTQRSLRATLDVVGASLAVADGDVLYAGELHLALPALLAGARVVVPPRGALDPAATIRALAAHGATHTFLVPADAQRVADHLAARGAACPSTLRHLLLGAAPVEVPLLRRLRAVLPPSATAWAIYGMTEILPVATVSIDEKLAWTGEGDLLGAPVPGIEARVADDGELLLRGPQLCAGYLGEPEMTEHATGDVVRVDEHGRLVLLGRAKDMIIRGHHNVYPALHEPVVARIPGVRRCAMVGVRDDRASDERIVLVVEPDAGTDAAALARALPAALRAEATRIDDAALPDRILVMALPEVGRSRKIDRAALRALAGRALRETAERA; encoded by the coding sequence ATGAGGACGCTCGCGCTGCTGGACCGGCTGGCCGCGCGCGCGGCCGAGCGACCGGACGCGCCGGCGGTGGCCAACGACGATGGGCGACCGGTGGACCGCGCGACGCTCGTGCGCCGCGTGCGCGCGCTCGCGCGCGGCCTCGTGGCCGCGGGGCTCGCGCCCGGCGATCGCGTGCTGTTCGCCGTGCGCCCCAGCGTCGAGGCGATCGTCGCCATCCTCGCGGTGGTGGAGGCGGGCGGGGTGCTGGTCGCCGCGGAGGTGGGCACGGGGAGCGCGCTGTTCGCCGCGCGCATGGCGCTGGTGCGGCCACGTTGGGTGATCGGTGAGTCGCTGCTGCTGGCCGCCGCCGGGAGCCGCGTGGCGCGGGCGATCGCGCGCCGCCGCGGCGTGGACCTGCCCTCGCTGGACGCGCTGCGCGAGGCGCGGCTGGTGCGCGTGGGCCCCTGGCTGCCGGGGATGCGCGGCGCGCGCGCGGCCACCGCGATCGAGCGCGCGGGCGTGGAGGCGCCGCACGTCGCGCTGCCCGCCGCGAGGGAGGACGCGCCGGCGTTCGTCGTCTTCACGTCGGGCACGACGGCCGCGCCGCGCGCGGTCGTGCACACGCAGCGCTCGCTGCGCGCCACGCTGGACGTCGTCGGCGCATCGCTCGCGGTCGCTGACGGCGACGTGCTGTACGCGGGCGAGCTGCACCTCGCGCTCCCCGCGCTGCTGGCCGGCGCGCGCGTCGTGGTGCCGCCGCGCGGCGCGCTCGATCCCGCCGCCACCATTCGCGCGCTCGCGGCACACGGCGCGACGCACACCTTCCTCGTGCCGGCGGACGCGCAGCGCGTGGCCGACCACCTGGCCGCGCGCGGCGCCGCCTGCCCGTCCACGCTGCGCCACCTCCTCCTCGGCGCCGCGCCGGTGGAGGTGCCGCTGCTGCGCCGGCTGCGCGCGGTGCTGCCGCCGTCGGCGACGGCGTGGGCGATTTACGGGATGACCGAGATCCTGCCGGTGGCGACCGTCTCGATCGACGAGAAGCTCGCGTGGACCGGCGAGGGCGACCTGCTGGGCGCGCCGGTGCCAGGGATCGAGGCGCGCGTCGCCGACGACGGCGAGCTGCTGCTGCGCGGCCCGCAGCTCTGCGCCGGCTACCTCGGCGAGCCTGAGATGACGGAGCATGCGACGGGCGACGTCGTGCGCGTCGACGAGCACGGACGGCTGGTGCTGCTGGGGCGCGCGAAGGACATGATCATCCGCGGCCACCACAACGTCTATCCGGCGCTGCACGAGCCGGTGGTCGCACGGATCCCGGGCGTGCGGCGGTGCGCGATGGTCGGCGTGCGAGACGACCGCGCGTCCGACGAGCGCATCGTGCTCGTCGTCGAGCCGGACGCGGGAACCGACGCGGCGGCGCTCGCGCGCGCGCTGCCCGCGGCGCTGCGTGCGGAGGCCACGCGCATCGACGACGCGGCGCTGCCGGACCGCATCCTCGTGATGGCCCTGCCCGAGGTGGGGCGCTCGCGCAAGATCGACCGCGCCGCGCTGCGCGCGCTCGCGGGCCGCGCGCTGCGCGAGACGGCGGAGCGCGCGTGA
- a CDS encoding helix-turn-helix transcriptional regulator — protein sequence MSPLATADLARLEHALRVALCPADHGSASTWSATLCRAAADLVGGGAYGTVLAMSERTVHRVLHTDVPDDIDRVYRAEFAAQDLVQTRMLARRLPVGHELDVCTREELARSPFYNEFSLALGVPFSFGVSAFRGASAPHRLMLTLPRWPDDAARDRAAAMLRLLAPAFAAGVEAVDRLTADPAELARLLDVLAEPTLVCDRRGTVLHENPACAALLADVRLRAGAAGEASLRAELRALAAGVGALRGGRAAREAALADAPPAAARELRVGTQRLRARACFTAEGTLAAEALVWVSVERAGAEAAVAAPDALRARFGLTAQECAVARLLADRRTDAEIATTLGVSPHTARTHAERVRRKLGVARRTEVAARIAEA from the coding sequence ATGTCACCCCTCGCCACCGCCGACCTGGCCCGCCTGGAGCACGCGCTCCGCGTCGCGCTCTGCCCCGCCGATCACGGGTCGGCGTCCACGTGGAGCGCCACGCTCTGTCGGGCGGCCGCGGACCTGGTGGGCGGCGGCGCGTACGGGACGGTGCTGGCGATGAGCGAGCGCACCGTGCACCGCGTCCTGCACACCGACGTCCCGGACGACATCGACCGCGTCTACCGCGCGGAGTTCGCGGCGCAGGACCTGGTGCAGACGCGCATGCTCGCGCGGCGCCTGCCGGTGGGCCACGAGCTGGACGTGTGCACGCGCGAGGAGCTGGCGCGGAGCCCGTTCTACAACGAGTTCTCGCTCGCGCTCGGGGTGCCGTTCAGCTTCGGCGTCAGCGCGTTCCGCGGCGCGAGCGCGCCGCACCGCCTGATGCTGACCCTCCCCCGCTGGCCCGACGACGCGGCGCGCGACCGCGCGGCGGCGATGCTGCGCCTGCTGGCGCCGGCGTTCGCTGCGGGCGTGGAGGCGGTGGACCGGCTGACCGCCGATCCCGCGGAGCTGGCGCGCCTGCTGGACGTGCTGGCCGAGCCGACGCTCGTGTGCGACCGCCGCGGCACCGTGCTGCACGAGAACCCCGCCTGCGCCGCGCTGCTGGCCGACGTGCGCCTGCGCGCCGGCGCGGCGGGCGAGGCGTCGCTGCGCGCGGAGCTGCGCGCGCTGGCCGCCGGCGTGGGCGCGCTGCGCGGCGGCCGCGCGGCGCGCGAGGCGGCGCTCGCCGACGCACCGCCCGCCGCCGCCCGCGAGCTGCGCGTCGGCACGCAGCGGCTGCGCGCGCGCGCCTGCTTCACCGCCGAGGGCACGCTGGCCGCCGAGGCGCTAGTGTGGGTGAGCGTGGAGCGCGCGGGCGCCGAGGCGGCGGTCGCGGCGCCCGACGCGCTGCGCGCGCGCTTCGGCCTCACGGCGCAGGAGTGCGCGGTGGCGCGCCTGCTCGCCGACCGCCGCACCGACGCCGAGATCGCGACCACGCTCGGCGTCAGCCCGCACACCGCGCGCACGCACGCCGAGCGCGTGCGCCGCAAGCTCGGCGTCGCGCGGCGGACCGAGGTCGCCGCGCGGATCGCCGAGGCCTGA
- a CDS encoding cytochrome P450, with protein sequence MSATAAWHDARVNAAAHPFGWPLTRLVRCAGPVVRVPGLGLVVSGAALCHEVLTRDRDFAKNGPGSFAATMTRFLGPAALSNMDGDAHQRLRARVADLLAPAPAEALLALAEAPLARLRAELTAGDAVDLVPRARALSGRVALDMLGVTADDGDDSALALLALGERIAAGLGFRAPSARRARAMHADCDRLAAMARARWDAPDVAPRSVIGRLRALGLTFEEARGVLSILLLAGAITTAAALPRLVALLVDGQQWEAARARAQYDLGAVLAEGLRFAAPVPATVRIAARDVSLDGRRVREGTRVVVLACNAARDPALFPDPDRFDVTRTHDARARHLWFGAGPHFCIGFALAQRQLRRTLEALLAVPGTPRIVHRRAARGALIPAYASLVLRVEPA encoded by the coding sequence GTGAGCGCGACGGCCGCATGGCACGACGCGCGCGTGAACGCGGCGGCACACCCGTTCGGCTGGCCGCTGACGCGCCTCGTGCGCTGCGCGGGGCCCGTGGTGCGCGTGCCGGGGCTCGGGCTCGTCGTCAGCGGCGCGGCGCTCTGTCACGAGGTGCTGACGCGCGACCGCGACTTCGCGAAGAACGGCCCCGGCAGCTTCGCGGCGACCATGACGCGCTTCCTCGGCCCCGCCGCCCTCTCGAACATGGACGGCGACGCGCACCAGCGCCTGCGCGCGCGCGTCGCGGACCTGCTCGCGCCCGCGCCGGCCGAGGCGCTGCTGGCGCTGGCGGAGGCGCCGCTCGCGCGGCTGCGCGCGGAGCTGACCGCGGGCGACGCGGTGGACCTCGTGCCGCGCGCCCGCGCGCTCAGCGGCCGCGTCGCGCTCGACATGCTGGGGGTGACCGCGGACGACGGCGACGATTCGGCGCTGGCGCTGCTCGCCCTCGGCGAGCGCATCGCGGCGGGGCTCGGCTTCCGCGCGCCGTCGGCGCGGCGCGCGCGCGCGATGCACGCCGACTGCGACCGCCTGGCCGCGATGGCGCGCGCGCGGTGGGACGCGCCGGACGTCGCGCCGCGCTCCGTGATCGGACGGCTGCGCGCGCTCGGGCTGACCTTCGAGGAGGCGCGCGGCGTGCTGTCGATCCTCCTGCTCGCGGGCGCGATCACGACCGCGGCCGCGCTGCCGCGCCTCGTCGCGCTGCTGGTGGACGGCCAGCAATGGGAAGCGGCGCGCGCTCGCGCACAGTACGATCTCGGAGCCGTGCTGGCGGAGGGGCTGCGCTTCGCGGCGCCGGTGCCCGCGACGGTGCGCATCGCGGCGCGCGACGTGTCGCTCGACGGCCGCCGCGTGCGCGAGGGCACGCGCGTCGTGGTCCTCGCCTGCAACGCCGCGCGCGATCCCGCGCTCTTCCCCGATCCCGATCGCTTCGACGTCACGCGCACGCACGACGCGCGGGCGCGGCACCTCTGGTTCGGGGCGGGGCCGCACTTCTGCATCGGCTTCGCGCTGGCGCAGCGGCAGCTGCGCCGCACGCTGGAGGCGCTGCTGGCGGTGCCGGGCACGCCGCGCATCGTGCACCGCCGCGCCGCGCGCGGCGCGCTGATCCCGGCGTACGCGTCGCTCGTGCTGCGGGTGGAGCCGGCATGA